The proteins below come from a single Necator americanus strain Aroian chromosome V, whole genome shotgun sequence genomic window:
- a CDS encoding hypothetical protein (NECATOR_CHRV.G17656.T1) — translation MASFRKIVPVSALTREGGDDIMEKKTRNEYRKEKDLEEERKAGTAPAMVDVTTGRDINPHIPQFISQNPWYVPSEGPTLQHQRPHAERQKDMATIDQWYKKGTTGKAATKFRKGACENCGALGHNKRDCFERPRKLGANRTGEDIAPDDHVQPNLLLGFDAKRDRWNGFDPSTHDQVIKEFEHLEETRKAIRAEQIRAGILDPEKEGAEADDDKYAEDADMAGVSVDMDSRTRITVRNLRIREDTAKYLFNLAENSPYYDPKSRSMRENPFANVQGKEKEAARFAGENFIRYTGEVVEANEAQVFAWQARCKGIDVHALAEPTKLEALKKEFNKEKSTTDNEQRKTLLSKYGGAEYLESTPKELLFAQTEQYVEYSRKGKVLKGSERAVVRSRYEEDVYPMNHTSVFGSYWKDGKWGYRCCHSFVKNSYCLKGEGSEAKEKVGDVVATKIDEASEKSEVATDVTSTSKDKKNDSDNASTPSSSDSSSSESSSESEDSEKEREMERERERRKREAKRREKKREKRKRRKQKASERPKKTKKGTSDSDSESSSESEGENDKDDLKVAVEKMEKDRLEGRRTYLEGDRKRKYNTTYEDKPLTEKEQEAYRLTAIHSADPMASYMQEKFEKKARKC, via the exons ATGGCCTCTTTTCGAAAGATAGTGCCGGTTTCGGCACTTACACGTGAAGGAGGCGATGATATaatggagaagaaaacaagaaatgaatatCGGAAGGAGAAGGACCTTGAG GAGGAGCGGAAAGCAGGAACAGCACCCGCTATGGTTGATGTAACAACCGGACGAGATATCAACCCTCATATACCGCagtttatttctcaaaatcctTGGTACGTACCTAGCGAAGGGCCTACATTGCAA CATCAACGTCCCCATGCTGAAAGACAGAAGGACATGGCCACCATTGATCAATGGTACAAAAAAGGTACAACGGGAAAGGCAGCAACGAAATTTCGGAAGG GCGCTTGCGAGAACTGCGGTGCGCTTGGGCACAACAAGCGTGATTGTTTCGAACGTCCTCGAAAACTTGGTGCAAA TCGCACCGGAGAAGATATTGCGCCCGATGATCATGTCCAGCCCAATCTTTTGCTGGGTTTTGATGCGAAGAGAGATCGATGGAACGGGTTCGATCCGAGCACTCATGATCAG GTAATTAAAGAGTTCGAACATTTGGAAGAGACAAGAAAAGCGATTCGAGCAGAACAG ATTCGAGCTGGAATTCTTGATCCTGAGAAGGAAGGTGCTGAAGCAGATGACGACAAATATGCAGAAGATGCGGATATGGCTGGAGTCTCCGTAGACATGGATTCACGAACAAGAATCACt GTCCGAAATCTGAGAATCCGTGAAGATACGGCAAAGTATCTTTTCAACCTTGCTGAAAATTCGCCCTATTACGATCCAAAGTCTCGGTCTATGCGTGAGAATCCGTTTGCCAACGTccaaggaaaagagaaagaagcagCTCGATTTGCTGGTGAAAATTTCATAAG GTATACTGGTGAAGTCGTAGAGGCTAATGAAGCGCAGGTGTTTGCTTGGCAAGCACGATGCAAGGGTATTGACGTGCATGCTTTGGCTGAACCAACTAAGCTTGAAGCTTTAAAGAAAGAGTTTAATAAGGAGAAATCTACTACTGACAACGAACAGCGCAAG acGTTGTTATCGAAATATGGAGGTGCTGAATACCTGGAATCAACACCAAAAGAATTACTATTTGCACAGACTGAGCAGTACGTGGAGTAtagcagaaaaggaaaagtgttGAAAGGATCTGAACGCGCCGTTGTAAGAAGTCGTTATGAGGAGGACGT ATACCCTATGAACCACACAAGCGTATTTGGATCCTATTGGAAGGATGGCAAATGGGGCTATAGATGTTGTCACTCctttgtgaaaaattcatATTGTCTAAAGGGTGAAGGTTCAGAAGCCAAAGAAAAAGTCGGTGACGTAGTGGCGACAAAGATAGATGAGG CCTCCGAAAAATCGGAAGTGGCCACTGATGTTACTTCGACAAGTAAGGACAAGAAGAACGACTCAGATAACGCAAGTACACCGTCAAGCTCGGACAGTTCTTCTTCGGAATCTTCAAGCGAATCTGAGGACTCGGAAAAAGAACGGGAaatggaaagagaaagagaacgaA GGAAGCGGGAAGCTAAACGACGAGAAAAGAAGCGAGAAAAacggaagagaagaaagcaaaaagcCAGTGAAAGACcgaaaaagacaaagaaa GGAACGTCTGATTCCGATTCTGAGTCGAGTTCTGAAAGCGAAGGAGAAAACGACAAAGATGACTTAAAGGTTGCAGTGGAGAAGATGGAAAAAGATAGGTTAGAAGGGCGTCGGACATATCTGGAG GGAGATCGCAAACGGAAGTACAACACCACGTATGAAGACAAACCTTTGACTGAAAAAGAACAGGAAGCTTATAGACTTACCGCGATACACTCAGCTGATCCTATGGCTTCATATATGCAGgagaagtttgaaaagaagGCTCGGAAATGTTAA
- a CDS encoding hypothetical protein (NECATOR_CHRV.G17654.T1): MNKKDECIAITSELVSYQDLGVIDLRGGPSGPETLLLLLLLFFFFFFFFFFFFFFFFFFLLLLLLLLLLLLLLLLLLLLLLLLLLLLLLLLLLLLLLLLLLLLLLLLLLLLLLLLLLLLLLLLLLLLLLLLLLLLLLLLLLLLLLLLLLLLLLLLLLLLLLLLLLLLLLLLLLLLLLLLLLLLLLLLLLLLLLLLLLLLLLLLLLLLLLLLLLLLLLLLLLLLLLLLLLLLLLLLLLLLLLLLLLLLLLLSPSGTLEFLSKDLFSF, from the exons atgaacaagaaggatgagtgcattgcgatcacaagcGAACTAGTTTCATATCAAGATCTGGGCGTgattgatctacggggcgggccgtcaG GACCagaaacattattattattattattattattttttttttttttttttttttttttttttttttttttttttttttttttttttttattattattattattattattattattattattattattattattattattattattattattattattattattattattattattattattattattattattattattattattattattattattattattattattattattattattattattattattattattattattattattattattattattattattattattattattattattattattattattattattattattattattattattattattattattattattattattattattattattattattattattattattattattattattattattattattattattattattattattattattattattattattattattattattattattattattattattattattattattattattattattattattattattattattattattattattattattattattattattattattattattattattattattattattattattattattattattattattattattattattattattattattattattattattactattgttatcaCCATCAGGAACATTAGAATTCTTATCAAAAGATCTCTTCTCCTTTTAG
- a CDS encoding hypothetical protein (NECATOR_CHRV.G17655.T1), translating to MSTLLAFMVIDCILNYATASFWDIATNSANLTGKLVDGAILTLLLCPGILANNSKKLLMFLFFFSHAFFVTFLTLFTLSKDGNLARMSPVFNGQFHALEAEHLFVIHVIPLASVTITRNVTKTHPPRHFSKL from the exons ATGTCCACACTCCTTGCTTTTATGGTCATCG ATTGCATCCTGAATTATGCGACGGCATCATTCTGGGATATAGCGACAAATAGTGCTAATCTTACTGGTAAATTGGTCGACGGTGCTATCCTTACTCTGCTACTATGTCCTGGTATTCTTGCTAA CAACAGCAAGAAGTTGTtgatgtttctctttttcttttctcatgcTTTCTTTGTTACTTTCCTTACGTTATTTACGCTTTCGAAG GATGGGAATCTTGCTAGAATGTCTCCAGTTTTCAACGGGCAGTTTCATGCACTCGAAGCCGAACATCTCTTCGTAATTCATGTGATTCCACTTGCTTCCGTTACGATTACGA GAAATGTAACGAAAACGCATCCTCCTCGCCATTTTTCGAAACTATGA